A region of the Mytilus galloprovincialis chromosome 1, xbMytGall1.hap1.1, whole genome shotgun sequence genome:
attataatatactttatatatcactatatgatgtatacctttatgacccccaaacacgataagtagatatcaaacaatgtcaactcgctcCACTGGCCAATTgacccacactatatcgccacttcaTAAAAAAATCGCCCTTCTCTTGTTCACCGACTCCCCCCactatgctaaaggtcttgagttcgaattccagcatatacactggatttttttctacgtgaattttgatagacatcttttccgtataattgtgtaattaattataagttttatggatttgacattcccaccaaaatgttacagaacaaaggaaatcatgcataacaaagaaactcaaactcgggtgatctggtaggggtgatccggctcagatcatcCCTGTTAGAACAAAGAGCTGGGATGTAATTTAATTAATCATTTAAACTTTGAATGAACAAAAGGAGGGAATCAAATCGAAACATTACTCACtcctgtataaaaaaaatcctattctataatatttgtttatatttttgtccattagAGGACACAGATCAATAAtttaaatatgatcaaatatgctAATAAATTTGTGTTTGATAACATATACGAGTCTATTACTAGTATATTATACATTAGTTGATCATTTTTTAGAACTGTATTAAAACTTAATGTCGTTAAACCAACACATTGGAACGACTAATATCCATATACAAGATCACCGAGACACACAGGCGTCAGACTATTGATTGTTCATAAGTGATTGCTGAGGAGGATGCCAAAATATGTCGTATTGATCCCGGATTACACAACAATCAGGATTATTAGCCGTAGGCGACAGATTTGTAACTATATCCCACATCAATTACAGGCATGGTAAACAATGTCTTAAGTATATGCTttctttaaataaacatatttccCAGTGAGGACTGCATCCAGAAAAATCCAGAACTTCAACAAATCTAGCAACAGCTTCATTGTGGAACACCCTACgttaaatttctttaataatatttttaaaaagttccGTAAAAAATCTATCCCAACTACCACGACTACCTGCATGACCTTTATCATTAACGCAGTTGAGATGTCAATTGTcgatattatttttatatcatgtttCGTAGCCCTCAAGTTCCCGGTACACTAAAACACCCCCAGCTGTTTGGAAAACTTCCCACAATTATTTTAGTGTGCATTTCATATCCAAATAGAGATAAAacgttatattttaatatctattattttattttcagtttagaAAGCCGGGATAACCCATTTGTTCCGGGAGGCAGTCTTGATCAAGAAGCTTCGGATATCCTCAAGAGGGCTACGATAATTCGGGATCAATTTATATTAagtgaacatagaaaatataGTGATATAGAACAAAATCCAGCACCCGAAAATACCGAAGTTGGAAATGATGTAAACAATACATGTGAGAATTCAAATAAGGATATTGTAGAGGAGACTATTCTGCAACAAAGTACAAACAGTACGCAGGCGCTTCCGGAAACTAAACTAAATGGCAAATCTATATCGACGGATTCTCAGCCAGTGGACATTAATCAGAAAGACGGAACACTGGACAGATCACTGaaagataaaaagaaacaaaaaaaatgttgtagtGTTATGTAGCATCATCAAGGGATCATTTCGTGATGCGGATTTACATTAGCTTCCATTTCACTTGCGTTATCTGGTTTAAAAGGGAATATGCGCGTGGTGGTCCTGGATGGTGAAGAGTGAATCGATGGAAGTGTCGTGCCATAAAAGAATGGGAGAAAATGTCTGGCTTCCTATCGCTCCGTCAAAAAACAGGTTATGTGTTCAACATAATTGTACATTCATTATTTAATTACGCATTATATTTAGTCTTCATAAGGGTCAAAATACCAATACAAATCCAGAGCTGTGAGGTATACACGTCTTATACACGTTACTTTCGTTTTTGGTAAACCATTTCATTGTAGGTGAATTGCTGTAAATTTCTTTAGGCAATACATGAACGGTGGATTCACGAGAAGAAGGACGGTACTTAATAACTATGAAAACTACATTAGCTTTCACTTGCAAATTACCAAATATGGTGAATCAAAAATATATGTTGCTTATGtttatttcaagttaaataaaatgaaatatatttttgccCCAGTTTCGATGCACTTTCGAAGGAGCACGTGATGTTGGTGTTTATTTCTCAGAACAGCATCGAGATAGTTAACTGATCTAAAAATTTGTTTTCCTGCAAACCCAAAATGTTCACCATTTTATAATCAATATTTCCTGTTATTCAACTTCCTAAACAGACATGACAGAGAAGTGGTAAATCTTTGAAAGCATGGCGATGAATAATACACGTATTTTGGTCGTAGAATAACTAGAAAGCAATCATTTGATAGAATAGCAGGAGATTTTACACAGACACAAATTCTCTAGAggacaaaacatacaaaaaaataagacaacCAACCACTGCAGAGGTCATCATGACTTAGGACAAGCTCATGAACATGAGGCATGGTGTTTTTATCTTGCATGTAAACATGAGGAGGTATatcatgattgccaatgaaacaattttcCCCCGAACATTCATTgtagaaaaaaatctgaaatagtTTAAAATTCCCCTAAATTCAAAATTACAAGACAATTCATTATATGAAATGTTATTCAATTATACCGTGAAATGACTATTTTCACCCTTGatttgcattttaattttaaacattttctctgaaactaatgaAACCAAACttgacataaacatgataaatgatcCTTAGTGTATCTCGACTTCAATTTTCAAACTAAATTCTATTTCATTAACCAACATCGCCcccattatttaaaaacaaataaaggtGAAATCAAGATAAAATGTGCCTAAATCCATTAACACACAGTTTCCAACGACagcttttaaaaatttgttttatgttaatttttgCTCAAACCTGAATGAAAAATGAGTACAACAGTGGAAAAAACCATTTTATGCTTTAAATCTGTGACTGAGATATTTGTTCCCGATTTTTAAGTTGGGTCACCATCTTTTATTTACGAGATATCATTAGTTGTCTAAAGCGTGCAAGGTTTTCATCCCAAATGGGATGCTTTTATACGATGAATGACATTTCGATTATGTGTATTGTGTTGAGATCAGGTACAAAATGTTGTACAAACAAATCATgagagcatggaagtaatattgaatattacttccatgatgaGAGCAATTGAAAAATCTATAATCAAAGGAAAAACTAAAAAAGATTGTTTACAGTTTGCCAGCCTGATAATTCGCACCAATTATCTTGAGTGTCAGTGGGTGGTTGgtgtagttataaaaaaaaatcccaaatgtcaattttttttttcagtcacaATCGAATGTCTCTGGTCATTTCATGTCTGAATTAAGAGTGTTGCTATACTGGGTACAACACTTTGATGTATCATTTAATATGtattatatagagaataatacatggcaaaatccgtatcatatgccgtatcatcccgagataccaatatcagccagAAGGGCACTGATAACATCAAAATACAGCGTCAAAAGGgcgattttggcgggaatgaagcaaactgaataaaatgcttTAAAAGTATACTTAAAACGGATGTCAAGAAATGATACAGGATCATAAGCTTGTTAGTACTATAATACCAACTTAGTTATCTATTTCGtcattttcatgtaaaatgttgCATTCTTTcgagaaatttgttttacattttttttcgtaCACTCTATCAATCAGAATTTCTCGTATAAATCAAAAATCTTATCCCTGATAAACAATCATAAAAAAGGTAACTGTTATACTTGATTACCTTAAATATTAATAATCATTCACAATACACCATACACGCTTTATTTAAAAGAACTGGATAATTTATTTAGGGCTCAAATACCACGATTGAAAtctcaggattttttttttttgtaaaagtacacATGTTAACCGATGTACTTGTATTGCCATACgatatttcaatacattttaaacCTGTTTCATCATGGAAGCACTgccttaaaaatgtttattttcattcgaAATGGGGATGTTAAATTAGTAGTTGACACAATGATTTCGATTTCTATCATATATATCATAGATATCCTTTCCCAGTGGCAAcctctttttgtcgagccttcgactttagtcgaaaaagcgagactaagcaatcctacattccgtcgtcgtcggcggcggcgtccacaaatattcactctgtggttaaagtttttgaaattttaattactttcttaaactatactgaatttctaccaaacttggacagaagcttgtctatgatcataagaaagtatccagaagtaaattttgtaaaaataaaattccattttttccgtattttacttataagtggacttagtttttctgcgaggaaacattacattcactctgtggttaaagtttttaaaattttaataactttcataaactatccttgatttgtaccaaacttggacagaagcttgtttatgatcataagatagtatcaagaagaaaattttgtaaaaataaatttccacttttccgtattttacttataaatggacttagttttttgccagaaacaaaacattcactctgtggtttaagtttttaaaatctttataatgttcttgaactattctggatttctaccaaactttgacaaaatcttgtttctgatcataagatattattcagaagtaaattttgtaaaaaaaaaaattcactttttccgtattttacttataaatggacttagtttttcttcctgttaacattacatacaatctgcagtttaagtttataaaacatttattagattcataaactatcctggattttttaccaaacttggaagcttctttcaaactaaagacagtatcgagagggaaaattttattgatgtttttcctcatttttgttgagtctgcgattaacagcaaaagtaggcgagacactgggttccgtggaacccttacgaattttttcttGCATTCACCACAGATCGTTTACTTTGTAGGACTCATTAAGCAATAGATGTATTGTATATTCAATTTCAGACGTCCTTa
Encoded here:
- the LOC143058266 gene encoding uncharacterized protein LOC143058266 isoform X2, which produces MTTQKRVSFGMKGSLVETLIIDDYPEPTEADEPGICNCYFYNHDTILKNKVTFCDTPKDNTPPKASEQSVEQTITYSEILILDSPPAGHKNIKRTPSLESRDNPFVPGGSLDQEASDILKRATIIRDQFILSEHRKYSDIEQNPAPENTEVGNDVNNTCENSNKDIVEETILQQSTNSTQALPETKLNGKSISTDSQPVDINQKDGTLDRSLKDKKKQKKCCSVM